GACGGACCGACGCTCTCGCCCGCCGCGATGGCAATAATCTTCGAGAGGACCACCGCCAACGAGGTGCGCGTTTTGGGCGACGAGGTTAGGTTTTGATCGAGATGCGACATGAGCGTCTCGACGACGGTGTACGAATACTGCGGCTGAATCGAGATCATAACGATGCGGAACGTGTCGATGGCGAACCGATTCGGCACCCACAGCTTGTGATGGTCCAGATGCGTCAAGAGCGGCTTCAGGACCGATTTGATATGTCCGAACGAGGCACGGCTCACGAGCTCACGCAGCACGGCTTCGGCCAACAGTGGCGGCGTCGAAGGGGTCGCTTCGGCATCCGTCGACTTGGACGGGCCGGACTGCATGTTGAACAGCAGCGAGGGGACGATCTTCTCCATGTGCTGCTTCTCCCAGATGTTTGCCACCAGATCGTCCGAAACCGTCTTCCGGATCACACCCTGCAAACCCTTGATGCCCGCCATTCGGATGCTGTCGCGtagctcctcgtcgtcgttgttgccgTAACACATGGAGGAAAACTTGGAGATGAAAAAGTCGTACCGCCGGTGATAGGACGGAGTGTCCTCTTCGATGTTggcaaaccgaacgaacgagttCGTGGCCATTATCTGCAGCGTCGGGTTAGTGTCCTCGAGCAGCTTCTGCACCATGCGCAAGAACGATTCGACGAACAGGTTCAGTATCTGCGCGTGGCaagccatcagcagcagatccATCGCCTCCATCGCGATCTCGACGAACTTGTAGCGCTTCCGGTAAATGTCCTTCGAGGCCCGCTGGTACAGGTACTCGCCGATGCGGTCGAGCTTTTCCGGCGAGCGGAGCGAGTAGAAGGTGAGCTTCTCCATGTTCGACTTCACCAGCCCATCTTCCGGATTCGCCGGAAAGATATTGTCCACCAGCCGTTTGTAACGGGGCCGCAGGGCAGaacagcagccgcaacaaCCTGCAAACAAGTTacgaattaattttcttctccaaCTCCGTGCGACCGATTGCTTCGTCAACCGAAAAAATGCAGCCTTCAACTTTTACCTAGCATCTTCGATAGGAGAGAGTTTTAGTTAGGTTTAGAAGGACAGCAACAAGCTACACTACACACTGAACACACTGTACTACACAACGAGATAAAGTAGCATTGTTGGATAAGGGTTCCAACATTTGTTCCAGTTTTTATCAGCTAATTTACCCTCCGGCCTTCGCTTTCCTTTTCGGAGGCGATGACGAATGGGCAAAACAAAGTTGAgtttgagagaaaaaaacggtccacaGTTTGACAGGAGACGTCacggcgtttgttttggtatTCCAGGGTTGCTTGACAACTCTaaatgtttactttttgattttcatttcgtttgtgattttgattgaatttttttatttgattttagtttgattttagttcgattttattttgattttagtttgagttaaaaaaaacgcgaCGAGGGCGCTGGCCCTGGCAAAGGACTAACAATACGGGACCGAGAAGAAGACCGAGAAGCTTTAAGGAATTTTTCCACCGAATACCGGCCCATATCGagtcccggtcgacgcaatctctcaatctcacacggggccaaATCTCCAAAATACC
This sequence is a window from Anopheles cruzii unplaced genomic scaffold, idAnoCruzAS_RS32_06 scaffold01683_ctg1, whole genome shotgun sequence. Protein-coding genes within it:
- the LOC128276593 gene encoding protein EFR3 homolog cmp44E-like produces the protein MSMIKCCFEPLEMPEFLDSFVKKCTEGCCCGCCSALRPRYKRLVDNIFPANPEDGLVKSNMEKLTFYSLRSPEKLDRIGEYLYQRASKDIYRKRYKFVEIAMEAMDLLLMACHAQILNLFVESFLRMVQKLLEDTNPTLQIMATNSFVRFANIEEDTPSYHRRYDFFISKFSSMCYGNNDDEELRDSIRMAGIKGLQGVIRKTVSDDLVANIWEKQHMEKIVPSLLFNMQSGPSKSTDAEATPSTPPLLAEAVLRELVSRASFGHIKSVLKPLLTHLDHHKLWVPNRFAIDTFRIVMISIQPQYSYTVVETLMSHLDQNLTSSPKTRTSLAVVLSKIIAIAAGESV